The Hymenobacter sp. DG25A nucleotide sequence AGCCGGCCGGTAAGGCGGGAAATAGGCTGCGGATAATCGCGCAGGCGCAAACTCACGTTCCGCAGCAGCAGCTGCCCGGCCGCCTCGCCGCCCCGGCCCGACTGCGCTTTGAAGGCGCGCAGATTGCCCTGAAACTGCAGCTGAAGCGTGGCCTGCCCACTGCCGGCCCGCACGGCGGCCACCGGAAAGAAGCGCAGCGCCTGACCGATATCCATATCAGCAAGCAGGCGCAGGCGCATAGTGGGGTCCGTGAAGTTGGCGTAGTGCAAAGCGCCGCTAAACGGCCGCCCCTGCAGGGTACCCCGCACATCCTGCAGGGAAAGAACGGAGGTTTGCGCGTTGCGGTGGGCGCCATTGCTGAAGGTTCCCGTCAGGAATACCCGCTCTACCCGCTGCTTGTATCCCGGGTGAAAAAACGAAGCATTGCGGCACCCAAAGGCCAGCGTCAGCTGCGGGTTGGCCCGCGCCGACAGCTCGCCGCGCACCGCGCCGTTGAAGTACACCTCACCCTGGCTCCGGTATACACCCAGGCGGCGCCCCAGCCGGGCCGGCAGCAGTGCCACCACCGACTGCGCATTGGTATTCTTGCCCTGCACCGTCAGGTTCAGCTGCGTGGCCCCCGCGTAAGCTATGGTGCCCGCCACCTGATAGTCCGCCGGGCCAATGCGCAACGCCGAGGGCGCCAGCGTTACCAGCCTGGTTTTCCGGTCTACGGTCAGCTGGGTACGCAGCGTCAGCTCCTTGTCACGCAGGTAAGCATCGGCGCCCAGCTCTATGGCCGCTACACGGGTAGTTCCCGTGGCGGCAATCTTAATCAGGGGCTCGGCTACGGCCAGGGTGGCTTGTACATCGTGCGCCTGCAGGCGGTAGCGCTGGTGCAGGCCTTCATCCTGATACACTACGCCTACCTGCTGGAGGCTGATTTTCTTTAGGTCGAAAACCAAGGGGCGGTCTTGGGCCTGGGCAGTATCGGTTCGAAAAACGTTGTAGTTGCCCTCCCCCTGCACATTACGCCGCACCAAAACCTTCCCTTGTCCCAGCGTAAGCGCCCGGATCCGGTAATCCCCCGACAGAACATCCCAGGTATCAAATGCGCAGTACAGCGTGCGCACACGAGCCAGCGCCGCCGTATCAGCCGGCAGAGTGCCATGAATGGTGACGTTGTGCAGGGTGATAGAAACGCGGGGGAACTGGTCGAGAAGGGATAATTCTATGCGCCCCACCTGCACCGGCGTAGCCAGGTACTGATTAGCCTCCTGCACAAACAGGCTAATGATGTGCTTTTCCCCCAATTTCACAGCCGCCAGCAGCCCACTCAGCAGCAGCGCAAAAAAAATCAGACCGAAAAGCAATATTTTTTTAACGATTCCCAACGCCTCAACAATTCTGAATATGAATACTTTGCTACCAAAAACCGGGCTTCTAACGCAGCAAAGACCAAAAAATTTCTAGTCGAAGGTCGGAGAAAGTTTGGTGTATTCGAAAACACCCGCCATATTTGTACTCCCAAACGGCACACACCGGGAAGGAAAAGGGAGATTAGCTCAGCTGGTTCAGAGCATCTGCCTTACAAGCAGAGGGTCACTGGTTCGAACCCAGTATCTCCCACCACGAAAAGGACAGTCAGAAATGGCTGTCCTTTTTTGTTTTGTTTTTGCACCAGATATCTGGTATCACTAATAGTCTACAAGAGAGATTATTAAACATAGCCTGCTCAGCAAAATAAACCTACTGGTTCCTGACAAAGAAACGCAGCACTTATATTCGTAAAAGAGCAAGCGAACTGAAGTGGAATGATATAGAGCGCTAAGGGTAGTTATCTTCGCCGAAAATTCCCGGAAACTATTCAGTCGGTATGCTAGGTCGATTTACTTTGTTTCAATACCCATTATCCTGGGCGCGGCTGGCACCTCGTCTGTTCTTCGCCTTTATCCTACTGCTAGGGTTGCTGCTTTATCGCGACTATGGCCTGAGTTGGGATGAGCCCATCGACCACCTGAATGGTCAGGTTAACGCTAAATATATTGCTGATCTTTTCTTCCCGGAATGGGCCCGGCAGGAAAAGACGTATGGCATGATTCCCCCCTTCGAAGGGTTTTCCGAACATGACCATGGAGTGCTCTTTGCGCTGCCAGTGGCCCTACTAGGACGGATATTTACTCACGGGAATACTAGGGAGTTCTATTTTTTACAACACCTGCTCAACTACCTCACCTGCACCCTGGGCATGTGGGCGCTGTACCGGATTGGGCTTATGCGGTTTCATAACTGGCGCTGGGCCTTGCTGAGCTGCCTGCTTTTGCTGCTCTCCCCACGCTTTTTTGCCGAGAGCTTCTATAATTCCAAAGACCTCATTTTCATGGCCTTTTTCACCGTGGCCATGTACACGCTGTTGCGCCTACTGGAGAAGCCCACTGTAGGAAGAGCCATAGTACACGGACTAGCTACCGCGGCGGCAATTGATGTCCGGATTATGGGACTAATGCTGGTTGCATTTACGCTTGGAATGCTCAGCCTGGAAGCTTTTGCGCGGCCTACGCCTAATAAAGCTACTCTGCTACGCTCGGGTGGAGCTTTTCTGGTGGCCGCTTTTGTATTTACAGTTATGGGATGGCCTTATTTATGGGCAAACCCGGTGGGTAACCTAGTGTTGGCTTTCCAGACTATGAGCCATTTCCGCTGGGTAGGCCCGGTGCTTTATATGGGAGAAATGCTCCTGTCCACCCAGCTACCTTGGCACTACATTCCGGTATGGATCTTAGTTACTACTCCCGTGGCTTACACACTGGCCTTTGTAGGCGGTGTGCTGGTCATAGTTGCTGGGTTTAGCTTTCAGCGCTTGCGCACCTCGCCCCACTACCGCTTCGATGTGCTGTTTCTGGGTTGGGCAGTAGGACCTATTGTAGTAGTGGTGCTGCTGCACTCCGTTCTATATGATGGCTGGCGGCACTTGTATTTTCTGTATCCAGCCCTGCTCTTGCTGGCGGTGGTTAGCGTGCGTGCTATGTTGCAGGCAGTAAAGCAGCACCGGGCCTGGCGGCCGCTGGCATTCGCTGTGGTAGGCCTAGGTGCCGCCGAAATGGTTTACACCCTCATCCGGATGGTGCAGGATCATCCATTTCAAAACGTATACTTCAGTTGCGTACCCGGCCCAGCCGCCGAAAGGCTGTTTGAGCGCGACTATTGGGCCCTCTCCAACCGCCAGGGCGTGGAGTGGCTGTTGGCGCATGACCCTTCGCCCAAAATCACCCTGCAAACCAACTCGGCAAACCCAATCAATATAATTTATCTGATTTTGCGGCCGGAGGAAGCCCGCCGCTTGGATCTGGGCAACGCCTCGCCCCGCTATTTTATGACGAACTATCGGGAGCACCCACAGCCCTACCCACCCAGCATGGGGCGCGAAGTCTATACTATCCGGGCCAGCGGTATGCGGGTGCTATCCATTTTTCAGCGGTATTAACCTACTATGGAAGGGCCCTGGGCGCGGCGTCTGCCCCGCATATTCTTTGCGCTGTTGCTGCTGATAGGCGGGCTGCTGCACCGCGACTACGGCGTGTCGTGGGACGAGGTGAATAACCACCTGAACGGCCTGGTGAGCCTAAACTACGCAGCCCGGCAACTGGCCCCGGAACTGGCCCAGCGCGTAACGGCCGGGCACTCCCCCATTCCCGACATCCGGCAGTATCATGACAGCGACCATGGTCCGGTGTTTGAGATGGTGGTATCGTTGCTGGGCTATGTGCTTACCGATGGAGACGCCCGACCCCTATACTTTCTGCGGCATTTATTGGTGTTCTGCACGTTTGTGCTGGGCGTTGGCGGGCTGTATTACATCGGGCGCTGGCGCTTCCAGGACTGGCGCTGGGGCCTGGTAACCAGTATCCTGCTGGTGCTCTCGCCCCGGTTCTTTGCCGAGGCATTCTACAACGGCAAGGACATCGTATTTATGGCCTTGTTCACGCTGGCGGTAGCCGGCCTGCTCTGGATGCGGGACCAGCCAAACCTGGGCCGCGTGCTGGTATTGGGCATTCTGACGGCATTGGCTACCGATATCCGGGTGCAGGGCCTGTTAGTGGCCCTGCCTACGCTGGCAGTGCTACTTCGCCTGCCCGCCCACGCTTATTCCTCGTCTCGCCGGGCGTTTCTGATCTTGGTATATCTGACCACCACACTAGCCGTGGCTTTCCTGGGCTGGCCTTATCTGTGGGCCACTCCGGTAAACGAGCTGTGGGCGGCGTTAAACCAGCTGGACAGCTACTTCTGGGTGGAACCCTGCCTTTATTGGGGCAAGCTGATACCGGCTAACCAACTGCCCTGGCATTACCTGCCTGTCTGGATTCTGATTACCACCCCGGTATCTTATTCGCTGCTGGCTCTGCTGGGGCTGAGTCAGCAGCTTACCCGCTTATTTCGCTCCCGCAGAACATGGACCTGGAGCATTTCCGCTCAGGCCGATGCCTGGTTTGCCCTGTGGCTGCTGGGCCCGCTGCTGGTCGTCATCGGCACGCAGGCGGTGGTATACGATGGCTGGCGGCATGTCTATTTCATCTATCCGGCCCTGCTTTTATTTACCGTGCAGGGCCTGCGCAGTCTGGTGCGGGCCGTTAGAACCCGCCGGCCCCTGCGCTGGGTAGCGGGGGCTTTTCTGATAGCCGCCTTGCTGGAGTTGCCGCTTACGGCCGTCCGCATGGTGCGGATGCATCCATTTCAGCAGGTTTACTTCAGCTTTTTACCTGCGCCGCTGGCCGAGCAGTTGTTTGAGCGGGACTATTGGGGTTTGGCTTTCCGGCAAGGGCTGGAGTGGCTGCTCATTCACGATGCCTCTCCAAAACTGACTATTCAGATGGTGAGCATGCAGGAGCCGCTGTATAACAACTCGCTGCTGCTGCCGCCCGCGGAGCGCGCCCGCATTCAATACCAGCCCAATGCCCGTGCCCGATACTATATTACGGGGTACCGCTGGCATCCGCAGTCTTACCTCGACAGCGTAGGCAGGGAGGTGTACCACATCCGGGCGGATGGCGTTAAAATCTTATCCATTTTTCAGCGCTAGCAAAGTGCCGCTGCCTTGTCGGCAGGTTTTCGGCCATTGCCGTAACTTGCACCGCCGTACCCTTTGCCAGATTTGATGATGTCGTTGATTGAAGTTCGTACTGCCGACGAGCAGCGCCTGTTCCGGGATATGCCGGAACGCCTCTACCAGCAGCACCCCCAGTGGATTCGCCCCTTAGATAACGACATCGAAGCCACCTTTGACCCGGCACGTAACTCTAATTTCGCGCATGGCGAGGCCATTCGCTGGATACTGACTAATGCGCAGGGCGAGCCCATCGGGCGGGTGGCGGCCTTTATCAACCACCACAATGCCCACACCGATACCACCCTACCCACCGGCGGCATGGGCTTTTTTGAGTGCACGGATGATCAGGCGGCCGCCAATCAGCTTTTTGAAGCCTGCCAAAGCTGGCTGACGGCGCGGGGCATGCAGGCCATGGACGGCCCCATCAACTTTGGGGAGCGGGACCGGTTCTGGGGGCTGCTCACAGATGGCTTCACGGAGCCAAACTATGGCATGTTCTACCACCCACCCTACTATCAGCAGCTGTTTGAGCAGTATGGCTTTCAGGTGTATTTCAAGCAGTACACCTGTTTTCGGGAGGTAGCCGCGCCGCTACATGCCAGCTTTCACAAAACCGCCGAGCGCTATGCCACCGAGCACCCCGAGTTCCGCTTTGCGCACGCCAACGGGCAGGACGCAGAGCGCATGGCCCGGGACTTTCACCACGTGTATAACCTGGCCTGGGCCAACCATTCCGGCATTAGTGCCATGCCGCTGGAGAAAGCGCGCAACCTCATTAAGCAACTACAGCCCATTCTGGATGAGCGGCTGCTGTGGTTTGCTTACCACCACGATGAGCCCGTGGCCTTTTTTGTGAGCCTGCCGGAGCTAAACCAGATTTTCAAGCACGTAGGCCCCCGCCTTAACCTTACGGGCAAGCTTCGCTTTTTGTATGAGCGGTGGCGCTACCAGCGGCGGCAGCCCAAGAAAATGTTTGGGGTGATATTTGGCGTGGTGCCGGCCTGGCAGGGCAAGGGAGTAGAGTCGGCCATGATGGTGCATGCGCAGCAGCAGTTTATGCAAGCCGGCTACACGGAAATTGAGATGAACTGGATTGGCGACTTCAATCCCCGCATGCTGGCCATTATCCGGTCTATTGGCGCGCGCATCTTCAAAACCCACATTACCTACCGCAAGCTGTTTGACCCCACACGCCCCTTTGAGCGCTGCCCCATTATTCGGTGAGGTAGTGAAATAGGGCGTTTGCAGGTCGGTTAGTACTTCTTACTCAAAACCAGACCAGCAAACGCTTTATTTCACCATTTCACCCATCAGTTGCTGATGAATTGCCAGCACCTGCGGTATCACCAGATGGGTATCGTCGTTGTAGACTACAAAATCGGCGCGCTGCAGCTTTTCCTCTTCGCTTAGCTGCTTGCCCATAATGCTGAGCACGTCATCGGCGGTGCGGTGCGGGTCGCGGCGCAGTACGCGGGCGTGGCGCACCTCAGAGGGGGCAAAAACGGTAATAATCTGGTCGAGCTGCCGGTAGGCGCCGGATTCATACAGCAAGGCCGCTTCCTTCAGCACATAGGGATGCTGCTGGGTTTGCTGCCGGGTGGCCCACTGTTCAAAGTCGCGGCCTACGTGGGGGTGCACCAGGGCATTGAGGGCGGCCAGCTGCGCGGGGTCCTGGAACACGCGCCGGGCGAGGTAAGTGCGGTCCAGCTGACCTTCGGCCGTGAAGGTAGCCGCGCCGAAAGCTGTTATTAACTCGGTGCGCAGCACCGCGTCGTGGGCCATTATCCACTTAGCCCGGGCGTCAGAATCGTACACCGGCACGCCCAGCACCTGAAACAGACGACAGACTACGCTTTTGCCGGAGCCAATACCGCCGGTTATCCCAATGCGGCGCATGCTTATTTCTTAGGCGAAGTGAGCGACACATGCACCACCGGTGTCAGGAGCCGTGCCCCCCGGATTGGGGATTTGGTGGGCGTGAGCAGGGGTTGCAGGGTAGAATCGGCGGCGTGCAGCTGCCCATAATCCAGCAGTA carries:
- a CDS encoding AsmA-like C-terminal region-containing protein, which produces MLFGLIFFALLLSGLLAAVKLGEKHIISLFVQEANQYLATPVQVGRIELSLLDQFPRVSITLHNVTIHGTLPADTAALARVRTLYCAFDTWDVLSGDYRIRALTLGQGKVLVRRNVQGEGNYNVFRTDTAQAQDRPLVFDLKKISLQQVGVVYQDEGLHQRYRLQAHDVQATLAVAEPLIKIAATGTTRVAAIELGADAYLRDKELTLRTQLTVDRKTRLVTLAPSALRIGPADYQVAGTIAYAGATQLNLTVQGKNTNAQSVVALLPARLGRRLGVYRSQGEVYFNGAVRGELSARANPQLTLAFGCRNASFFHPGYKQRVERVFLTGTFSNGAHRNAQTSVLSLQDVRGTLQGRPFSGALHYANFTDPTMRLRLLADMDIGQALRFFPVAAVRAGSGQATLQLQFQGNLRAFKAQSGRGGEAAGQLLLRNVSLRLRDYPQPISRLTGRLQLRGNTVALVGCSAMWGQSDFQVNGALRNFLGWALRPGQALLVDATVASRQLNLNELLAASSQPAAGARVATVAPAEYAALAVPASLALNIRASAQNVLFRRLHAYNLQGTVRLQNKVFSSPGLSIEALGGRASVRGTVDARRPDLIKASTVAACSGMPLDKLFYVFEDFGQQFITHKHLRGLLTASGESDVYFNQRLEPITDRLEAEIKASVHNGELLNFEPVQKLSMVASREQLRHLRFAELTNNFYIQSRTVYLPEMEIRSNVRTASLIRVTGTHTFDQQMDYHVSIPVLPGLLRRVSIGGETNTGPAILLAVQGDEDNFRVSFDRRRTAPAAARPPAKPRTAIEELLARRERVPAPAPASAAVNAEPAARPSVVKPREKKPVAPAPGEYFDF
- a CDS encoding ArnT family glycosyltransferase — its product is MLGRFTLFQYPLSWARLAPRLFFAFILLLGLLLYRDYGLSWDEPIDHLNGQVNAKYIADLFFPEWARQEKTYGMIPPFEGFSEHDHGVLFALPVALLGRIFTHGNTREFYFLQHLLNYLTCTLGMWALYRIGLMRFHNWRWALLSCLLLLLSPRFFAESFYNSKDLIFMAFFTVAMYTLLRLLEKPTVGRAIVHGLATAAAIDVRIMGLMLVAFTLGMLSLEAFARPTPNKATLLRSGGAFLVAAFVFTVMGWPYLWANPVGNLVLAFQTMSHFRWVGPVLYMGEMLLSTQLPWHYIPVWILVTTPVAYTLAFVGGVLVIVAGFSFQRLRTSPHYRFDVLFLGWAVGPIVVVVLLHSVLYDGWRHLYFLYPALLLLAVVSVRAMLQAVKQHRAWRPLAFAVVGLGAAEMVYTLIRMVQDHPFQNVYFSCVPGPAAERLFERDYWALSNRQGVEWLLAHDPSPKITLQTNSANPINIIYLILRPEEARRLDLGNASPRYFMTNYREHPQPYPPSMGREVYTIRASGMRVLSIFQRY
- the coaE gene encoding dephospho-CoA kinase (Dephospho-CoA kinase (CoaE) performs the final step in coenzyme A biosynthesis.) gives rise to the protein MRRIGITGGIGSGKSVVCRLFQVLGVPVYDSDARAKWIMAHDAVLRTELITAFGAATFTAEGQLDRTYLARRVFQDPAQLAALNALVHPHVGRDFEQWATRQQTQQHPYVLKEAALLYESGAYRQLDQIITVFAPSEVRHARVLRRDPHRTADDVLSIMGKQLSEEEKLQRADFVVYNDDTHLVIPQVLAIHQQLMGEMVK